The proteins below are encoded in one region of Sporosarcina sp. FSL K6-1508:
- the secA2 gene encoding accessory Sec system translocase SecA2, translating into MLSIFKRSNQTNDRQLRKYRKIVQQINKLEATYEPMSDEQLISMTDTFKDRIQSGEKIQSIIPDAFAVVREASKRVLGMRHFDVQLIGGLVLTEGNIAEMPTGEGKTLVASLPSYVRALEGKGVHVITVNDYLAKRDYEQIGQIHRFLGLTVGLNVPMMQGPAKQAAYNADITYGVGTEFGFDYLRDNMAQQVAQKVQRPYHFAIIDEVDSILVDEAKTPLIVAGKMQADADLHYIAARLAKRFKKGVDFDFDDETKATSLTDTGIEKVEKAFGVDNLYELEHQTLYHYMIQSLRAHVIFERDVDYIVKEDKIELVDMFTGRIMEGRTLSDGLHQAIEAKEGLPITEENKAQAQITIQNYFRMYKELCGMTGTAKTQEKEFREVYGMEVIQIPTNRPRARIDSPDQVYKTVEQKYKAMAKEVAERNKKGQPVLVGTTSILQSEKVVEYLDEYKLNYNLLNAKSVAQEVDLISQAGQLGQITVATNMAGRGTDIVLGENVEEIGGLFVLGTEKHESRRVDNQLRGRSGRQGDHGESRFFLSLEDDMFKRFAKDELEKFLKKVTTNEDGLVQNPEVDELTERTQRIVEGAHYSMREYNLKLDDVINDQREVVYTLRNNVMDREGILDQLKTMLSETVEFVVFDSCPDEEPSVNWDFERIERTMNSLLLEPVSIPHTLEKTAEVLKLYEAPLADLLNFIDSFADNEQINQMIPQVMLSHIDAMWVKHLEVMTRLKEGIGLRSYGQEDPMRIYQREGLELFGRHYQKLRRSIASEVIGFMKLIMEQQQEAQQ; encoded by the coding sequence ATCGACAACTTCGAAAATACCGCAAGATTGTCCAGCAAATAAATAAATTAGAAGCTACATATGAGCCTATGTCAGACGAACAACTGATAAGTATGACAGATACATTCAAGGATCGAATCCAATCCGGGGAGAAAATTCAATCGATTATCCCGGACGCGTTTGCTGTTGTACGCGAAGCATCCAAACGGGTTCTTGGTATGCGTCATTTCGATGTCCAACTCATTGGCGGACTTGTACTGACAGAAGGAAACATTGCTGAAATGCCGACAGGCGAAGGGAAAACATTAGTCGCTTCCCTGCCTTCTTATGTGCGTGCACTTGAAGGTAAAGGCGTCCACGTAATTACAGTAAACGACTATCTAGCAAAGCGTGACTATGAACAGATTGGTCAAATTCACCGTTTTCTTGGCCTCACAGTGGGACTGAATGTACCAATGATGCAAGGTCCGGCAAAACAAGCCGCTTACAATGCTGATATTACGTACGGGGTAGGAACTGAATTTGGATTCGACTATTTGCGCGATAATATGGCGCAGCAAGTAGCCCAAAAAGTTCAGCGTCCCTATCATTTCGCCATTATTGATGAAGTCGACAGTATTCTCGTAGATGAGGCAAAAACTCCCCTTATTGTAGCGGGTAAAATGCAAGCGGATGCGGATCTTCATTACATTGCCGCACGTCTTGCAAAACGATTCAAAAAAGGCGTCGATTTTGATTTTGACGATGAAACAAAAGCAACTTCACTTACCGATACAGGAATCGAGAAAGTGGAAAAAGCATTTGGCGTCGATAATTTATACGAATTAGAACATCAAACCCTTTATCATTACATGATTCAATCATTGCGTGCACATGTCATCTTCGAACGTGATGTTGACTATATCGTTAAGGAAGACAAGATTGAACTTGTCGATATGTTTACAGGACGAATTATGGAAGGGCGCACACTTTCCGACGGTCTTCACCAGGCAATCGAAGCAAAAGAAGGTCTGCCAATCACTGAGGAAAACAAAGCACAAGCACAAATTACAATCCAAAACTATTTCCGGATGTATAAAGAACTTTGCGGAATGACCGGTACGGCGAAAACGCAGGAGAAAGAATTCCGCGAAGTGTACGGCATGGAAGTCATTCAAATTCCAACAAACCGCCCACGCGCACGTATTGATTCACCAGACCAAGTATACAAAACAGTTGAGCAAAAATATAAAGCGATGGCAAAAGAAGTCGCTGAGCGCAATAAAAAAGGACAACCGGTTCTCGTCGGTACCACATCCATTTTACAATCGGAAAAAGTGGTCGAGTATTTAGACGAATATAAGCTCAACTACAACTTGCTGAACGCGAAAAGTGTTGCGCAGGAAGTAGATTTAATCTCGCAGGCTGGACAACTCGGTCAAATTACAGTCGCTACAAATATGGCTGGACGAGGAACTGATATTGTACTCGGGGAAAATGTCGAAGAAATCGGCGGACTTTTTGTACTCGGTACTGAAAAGCATGAAAGCCGCCGCGTCGATAACCAGCTACGTGGCCGTTCAGGGCGCCAGGGCGATCATGGTGAGAGCCGTTTCTTCCTTTCTCTTGAGGATGATATGTTCAAACGGTTCGCCAAAGATGAGCTTGAGAAGTTCCTCAAGAAAGTGACGACAAACGAAGACGGTCTCGTGCAGAATCCTGAAGTGGATGAACTGACAGAACGGACGCAGCGCATCGTAGAAGGCGCTCACTATTCGATGCGTGAATACAACTTAAAACTTGACGACGTCATCAACGATCAGCGAGAAGTCGTCTACACGCTTCGTAATAACGTTATGGACCGCGAAGGCATCCTGGATCAATTGAAAACGATGCTTTCTGAAACGGTTGAATTCGTTGTCTTCGATAGTTGTCCTGATGAAGAACCTTCAGTCAACTGGGATTTCGAGCGCATCGAACGCACAATGAACAGCTTGTTATTGGAACCTGTCTCAATTCCGCATACGCTTGAAAAAACGGCAGAAGTGCTAAAACTATATGAAGCACCACTCGCTGATTTATTGAACTTTATTGATTCATTTGCAGACAATGAGCAAATCAATCAGATGATTCCCCAAGTAATGCTATCTCATATTGATGCAATGTGGGTCAAGCATTTGGAAGTTATGACACGCCTCAAGGAAGGCATTGGACTTCGTTCGTACGGACAAGAAGACCCGATGCGTATCTATCAGCGTGAAGGACTGGAACTGTTCGGTCGTCATTACCAAAAACTGCGCCGTAGTATCGCATCTGAAGTTATCGGCTTTATGAAACTCATTATGGAACAACAACAGGAGGCACAACAATGA
- a CDS encoding accessory Sec system S-layer assembly protein, whose product MKLFSFFKKTEKTGSDSTIGSEEIIDGVNASTNTDEVETTLSLHPEWKVPQEQEYVFRFLSNELEPLKPNQISLSGIDIDVEPANGSWLVKAFFRSSLDQQISVGSVELMLLDEEGKTLASDEFDLKELGDIPARSARPWVFVFTKDNIFAEQPPTENWKLAFNVQSMVPHKLELEQAWEDGLTEEQKNGLEKVVEGLPKLKPREVNISGFQVKQQDDGGIAASVFIRNGHSKQINIEKLPLELIDASGDLVASGSFALDPLSVKANTSKPWTFIYPKELIQKEEPDLSRWTVRVPQQNA is encoded by the coding sequence ATGAAACTTTTCTCATTTTTTAAGAAAACCGAAAAAACTGGGTCAGACAGTACAATCGGTTCCGAAGAAATCATTGACGGTGTAAATGCATCGACAAATACCGATGAGGTCGAAACTACGCTTTCTCTTCATCCAGAATGGAAAGTTCCACAGGAGCAAGAGTACGTTTTCCGCTTCCTTTCAAATGAACTTGAACCACTTAAACCGAACCAAATTTCCCTTTCCGGAATCGATATCGACGTCGAGCCCGCAAACGGCAGCTGGCTCGTTAAAGCATTTTTCCGTTCTTCACTTGACCAACAGATTTCTGTCGGATCAGTTGAATTAATGTTGCTTGATGAAGAAGGTAAAACGCTGGCATCCGATGAATTCGATTTGAAAGAACTCGGCGATATCCCGGCACGCAGTGCAAGACCATGGGTGTTCGTCTTCACAAAAGATAATATCTTTGCGGAACAGCCGCCTACGGAAAACTGGAAACTAGCATTCAATGTCCAGTCAATGGTGCCTCATAAACTGGAATTGGAACAAGCATGGGAAGACGGTTTAACGGAAGAGCAAAAAAACGGACTAGAAAAAGTCGTCGAAGGCCTTCCGAAATTAAAACCGCGTGAAGTAAATATTAGCGGATTCCAAGTGAAACAGCAGGATGACGGCGGTATCGCAGCATCTGTATTTATCCGTAACGGTCACTCGAAACAAATCAATATCGAGAAGCTTCCACTTGAACTAATTGATGCATCCGGCGATCTAGTTGCGAGTGGTTCATTTGCTCTAGATCCACTTTCTGTGAAAGCCAACACTTCAAAACCATGGACATTCATCTATCCAAAAGAACTGATTCAAAAAGAAGAGCCTGACTTGTCACGTTGGACAGTTCGTG